In a single window of the Helicoverpa zea isolate HzStark_Cry1AcR chromosome 9, ilHelZeax1.1, whole genome shotgun sequence genome:
- the LOC124633065 gene encoding uncharacterized protein LOC124633065, which translates to MDGKKLTILLLVLSPVFIVSIFIFWLFFAAWTTSREDRREARVNERDPRRTVHYHSKRHMLPEPESKRRATTPRAREFRKKPSGHLTPLEEDDIDNDEVISVAIGPPPIRPKYDKVHWKHPPKAVSHNVSNATATNLVKDIIVQLGREFLSRQVSEDFVFGQYVGNAMKNLTADVKLRMQHEVLELIVKYQRLSKGDATTRSEEKVTSTNSLPILKDIKMEKKFTNANETEDTWPDFSNLAKIVG; encoded by the exons ATGGACGGGAAAAAATTGACGATATTGTTATTAGTGCTCTCACCTGTTTTTATtgtgagtatttttattttctggttGTTTTTT GCAGCATGGACCACATCCAGGGAGGACAGAAGAGAGGCTCGTGTGAACGAGCGCGACCCTCGGAGGACGGTGCACTACCACTCCAAGAGACATATGTTACCTGAGCCTGAATCCAAGAGGCGGGCTACCACGCCACGAGCTAGGGAGTTCAGGAAAAAG CCATCAGGACATTTAACACCTCTAGAAGAAGATGACATCGATAATGATGAGGTGATCTCCGTCGCCATTGGCCCTCCTCCCATCCGACCGAAATACGACAAGGTGCACTGGAAGCATCCTCCCAAGGCAGTCTCTCACAACGTCTCCAACGCAACAGCCACCAACCTGGTCAAGGACATCATCGTACAACTCGGCAGAGAATTCCTTTCACGACAAGTCAGCGAAGATTTTGTCTTCGGCCAGTACGTCGGCAATGCCATGAAGAACCTTACTGCAGATGTCAAACTAAGAATGCAACACGAAGTTCTAGAACTAATCGTCAAATATCAAAGACTCAGTAAAGGTGACGCCACAACAAGATCTGAAGAAAAAGTGACAAGTACCAATTCTTTGCCCATCTTAAAGGATATTAAGATGGAGAAAAAATTTACTAATGCCAACGAAACGGAGGATACGTGGCCAGATTTCTCGAATTTAGCTAAGATCGTTGGTTAA